Proteins found in one Nocardia brasiliensis ATCC 700358 genomic segment:
- a CDS encoding glycerol-3-phosphate 1-O-acyltransferase has protein sequence MIEHRGGSPADIQRASAPESVVALVDAASAVERELIGNWLNDGGLAGEFGSTAPVTQLDLDAGAIATRLVGRHDDPLVVPVRVLWLPPERDGVRRITFADMALLTNPRKPNRLAQRKLVGQPNRHVVLTGQPALLSELRTNNPEAAALFAKGSAEPFARAIVRAAVVALERAERTVIGDRYKVPRLVAEEILDSPDFLRRLELIADQIGASPHEVYRRAEKALNELVAAQSRLVSDLFTQAMRPIHASTWKVDSDDSGLAGLRDLNRRFPLVFLPSHRSYVDAFVLGDVLARNDFPPNHVIGGANLSFWPMGPIARRTGTVFIRRSFGDDEVYKAVVEEYFAYLLAKRFNLEWYFEGGRTRTGKLRPPRYGLLNYLASAVRSHRVEDVMLVPVSITYERLNELGAIATEQVGGKKKPEGLTWLARYVRSQQHSAGHVYVRFGEPLSARDRLAAHGDPLTTPPLTIPLHRTEPAPPGHTELGQGEPDAPEIAELERKAVQRLAFEIAVGINAVTPVTVNALVTLALLGVHERALTLGEVRTVLAPVLGYIEKRDLPHGELAALRDDQGLAVVLEQLSLAKVVTVYRGGLEPVYSIEAGAHLEAAFYRNSAVHWFVHRAILELSILAALDSDGADQLSTGWDEAFRLRDLLKFEFFFPERAEFAEQMTAEMLLLDPEWHSHTRENTLGSEVMTRLTDSGFMMAHRVLRSFFDAQLVVAERLAARDPETEIDRKQLIAECVAVGKQMMLQQRLHSPESVSTELFTSALKLADNYGLLDHVSDDSAKTRAELTERRVEFADRLRTIGTRISQAAALDPSNRALR, from the coding sequence ATGATCGAGCACCGTGGCGGGTCGCCCGCGGATATCCAGCGAGCGTCGGCGCCGGAATCGGTGGTGGCCCTGGTCGACGCGGCGTCCGCGGTGGAGCGCGAGCTGATCGGGAACTGGCTCAACGACGGTGGCCTCGCCGGTGAGTTCGGCAGCACCGCGCCGGTGACCCAGCTGGATCTGGACGCGGGCGCAATCGCCACCCGTTTGGTCGGCCGACACGACGACCCGCTCGTGGTTCCGGTGCGGGTGCTCTGGTTGCCGCCGGAACGTGACGGCGTGCGCCGCATCACCTTCGCCGATATGGCCCTGCTCACCAATCCGCGCAAGCCGAACCGGCTCGCGCAGCGCAAACTGGTCGGCCAACCCAACCGGCACGTGGTGCTCACCGGGCAGCCCGCGCTGCTCAGCGAGTTGCGCACGAACAATCCCGAAGCCGCGGCGCTGTTCGCGAAGGGCAGCGCCGAACCCTTCGCGCGCGCCATCGTGCGCGCCGCGGTCGTCGCGTTGGAGCGCGCCGAACGCACCGTCATCGGCGACCGCTACAAGGTGCCCCGGCTGGTGGCCGAGGAGATCCTCGACTCGCCCGACTTCCTGCGCAGACTCGAACTCATCGCCGACCAGATCGGCGCGAGCCCGCACGAGGTGTACCGCCGCGCGGAAAAGGCGCTGAACGAACTCGTCGCCGCGCAGAGCAGATTGGTCTCCGACCTGTTCACCCAGGCGATGCGGCCGATCCACGCCTCGACCTGGAAGGTGGATTCCGACGATTCCGGCCTGGCCGGTCTGCGCGACCTGAACCGCCGCTTCCCGCTGGTGTTCCTGCCTTCGCACCGTTCCTACGTCGATGCGTTCGTGCTCGGTGATGTGCTGGCCCGCAACGACTTCCCGCCGAATCATGTGATCGGCGGGGCGAACCTCAGCTTCTGGCCGATGGGCCCGATCGCCCGGCGCACCGGCACCGTGTTCATCCGCCGCAGTTTCGGCGACGACGAGGTGTACAAGGCGGTGGTCGAGGAGTACTTCGCCTATCTGCTCGCCAAACGATTCAACCTGGAGTGGTACTTCGAAGGCGGGCGCACCCGCACTGGCAAGCTGCGGCCGCCGCGCTACGGGCTCCTGAATTACCTTGCCTCGGCGGTGCGTTCACATCGGGTCGAAGACGTCATGCTGGTTCCGGTATCGATCACCTATGAGCGGCTGAACGAGCTGGGCGCCATCGCCACCGAGCAGGTGGGCGGCAAGAAGAAGCCGGAGGGACTCACCTGGCTGGCGCGTTATGTACGCAGCCAACAGCATTCGGCCGGGCACGTGTACGTCCGCTTCGGCGAACCGCTGTCGGCGCGGGATCGGCTTGCCGCGCACGGCGATCCGCTCACCACCCCGCCGCTGACCATTCCGCTGCACCGCACCGAGCCCGCACCTCCGGGGCACACCGAACTCGGGCAGGGCGAGCCCGACGCACCCGAGATCGCCGAACTGGAGCGCAAAGCCGTGCAGCGGCTGGCGTTCGAGATCGCGGTCGGCATCAACGCGGTCACCCCGGTCACGGTCAACGCGCTGGTCACCCTCGCACTGCTCGGCGTGCACGAGCGCGCACTCACCCTGGGCGAGGTCCGCACGGTGCTCGCGCCGGTGCTCGGCTACATCGAGAAACGCGACCTGCCGCACGGGGAACTCGCCGCGTTGCGCGACGATCAGGGCCTCGCCGTGGTGCTGGAACAACTCTCGCTGGCCAAGGTCGTCACGGTGTATCGCGGCGGACTGGAGCCGGTGTACTCGATCGAGGCGGGCGCACACCTGGAAGCCGCGTTCTATCGCAACAGCGCGGTGCACTGGTTCGTGCACCGCGCCATCCTCGAACTGTCCATCCTCGCCGCGCTGGACAGCGACGGCGCCGACCAGCTGAGCACCGGCTGGGACGAGGCGTTCCGGCTGCGCGACCTGCTGAAGTTCGAGTTCTTCTTTCCCGAGCGCGCCGAGTTCGCCGAGCAGATGACCGCCGAGATGCTGCTGCTCGATCCGGAATGGCACAGTCACACCAGGGAGAACACGCTGGGTTCGGAGGTGATGACCCGGCTCACCGACTCCGGATTCATGATGGCGCACCGCGTGCTTCGCTCGTTCTTCGACGCGCAGCTGGTGGTCGCCGAACGATTGGCCGCGCGCGATCCGGAGACCGAGATCGACCGCAAGCAACTCATCGCCGAATGCGTCGCGGTGGGCAAGCAGATGATGCTGCAGCAGCGGTTGCACAGCCCGGAATCGGTGTCCACCGAA
- a CDS encoding DUF2127 domain-containing protein: MDWALRACGWHGHYTYQPDEPDLAARLRVDTVAGVAWRCLRCGTFVPGDPVGSGPADHAPEVPRGRLLRDRWLMRALAIERLLRGLVLVAAAFGVLKFRSSRETMRAAFDQDLPLLRPLADQLGWDIDRSKIVHLIDEAFSLSNTTLLWVAVGIFVYAGLQVIEATGLWLMKRWGEYFAVVATSLFLPLEIYELTEKITVLRIGALLINIVAVVWLLYSKRLFGLRGGGAAYHAEHSAESLLSVERSALAVPAN; the protein is encoded by the coding sequence ATGGACTGGGCGTTGCGCGCGTGCGGCTGGCACGGCCACTACACCTACCAGCCGGATGAACCGGATCTGGCGGCGCGGCTGCGCGTCGACACCGTGGCGGGGGTGGCGTGGCGCTGCCTGCGCTGTGGCACCTTTGTGCCCGGTGACCCGGTGGGATCCGGGCCGGCCGATCACGCGCCGGAGGTGCCGCGCGGGCGACTGCTGCGGGATCGCTGGCTGATGCGTGCCTTGGCGATCGAACGTCTGCTGCGCGGCCTGGTGCTGGTGGCCGCCGCGTTCGGGGTGCTGAAGTTCCGTTCCTCGCGCGAGACGATGCGCGCGGCGTTCGACCAGGACCTGCCGCTGTTGCGCCCGCTGGCCGACCAACTCGGCTGGGACATCGACCGGTCGAAGATCGTGCACCTCATCGATGAGGCGTTCTCCCTGTCGAACACGACCCTGCTGTGGGTGGCGGTCGGGATTTTCGTCTATGCCGGGCTGCAGGTGATCGAGGCGACCGGCCTGTGGTTGATGAAACGCTGGGGTGAGTATTTCGCGGTGGTCGCGACGAGCCTGTTCCTGCCACTGGAGATCTACGAGTTGACCGAGAAGATCACCGTGCTGCGGATCGGCGCGTTGCTGATCAATATCGTCGCGGTGGTCTGGTTGCTCTACTCCAAGCGACTGTTCGGGTTGCGCGGCGGCGGCGCCGCTTACCACGCCGAGCACAGTGCAGAGAGTTTGCTGAGCGTCGAGCGTTCGGCCTTGGCGGTACCGGCGAACTAG
- the nbtS gene encoding nocobactin biosynthesis salicylate synthase NbtS gives MSTTDERLRVEYVTDPAAAMSRLAGADRFGEYVMYESPGEWVFAADPIGGIELDVEELRVTWDGKTTTSKWEGRPATVIDAALRALPLAGRNAYGWIGFEFCAWAFEATEHLDPRTTVAHLMIPRIEVRVGAYGVRVSGATPTETGDIHSLIAESQESELPQAHPADVRIDPTGYRDRVAEAVGEIQAGRYQKVILSRKVDLPFVVDVPATYRLGRANNTPARSFLLRLGGLEAAGFSPELVASVDENRVVTTEPLAGTRAFGRGEAVDMAARADLVSDPKEIVEHAISVRTSFAEIAAVADPGTPAVSDFMVVRERGSVQHLASTVRGRLAADRSSWDALEVLFPSVTASGIPKREGIDSVFRLDHDARGLYSGAVVTVSPTGALEATLVLRAVYQNTEGAWLRAGAGIVGQSRPDREFEETCEKLGSIAPYVVRA, from the coding sequence TTGTCGACCACGGACGAACGCTTGCGGGTGGAGTATGTAACCGATCCGGCGGCAGCGATGTCCCGACTGGCGGGGGCAGATCGGTTCGGTGAGTACGTCATGTACGAGAGCCCGGGCGAATGGGTCTTCGCCGCCGATCCGATCGGCGGCATCGAATTGGACGTCGAAGAGCTGCGGGTCACCTGGGATGGGAAGACGACCACCAGCAAGTGGGAAGGCCGCCCGGCCACCGTCATCGACGCGGCGCTGCGCGCGCTGCCGCTGGCCGGTCGCAACGCCTACGGCTGGATCGGATTCGAGTTCTGCGCTTGGGCCTTCGAGGCGACTGAGCACCTGGATCCCCGGACGACGGTGGCGCACTTGATGATTCCCCGGATCGAGGTCCGGGTCGGCGCCTACGGCGTCCGGGTGTCCGGCGCCACCCCGACCGAGACCGGCGATATCCACAGCCTGATCGCCGAATCGCAGGAATCCGAACTGCCGCAGGCGCATCCCGCCGATGTCCGGATCGATCCGACCGGCTACCGGGACCGGGTCGCCGAGGCGGTCGGTGAGATCCAGGCGGGCCGGTATCAGAAGGTCATCCTCTCCAGGAAGGTCGATCTGCCGTTCGTGGTGGACGTGCCCGCGACCTACCGCCTCGGCCGGGCGAACAACACTCCCGCGCGCTCGTTCCTGCTCCGCCTGGGCGGGCTCGAGGCGGCGGGCTTCAGCCCCGAACTGGTCGCCTCGGTCGACGAGAACCGGGTGGTGACCACGGAACCGCTGGCGGGCACCCGCGCCTTCGGCCGTGGCGAAGCGGTCGACATGGCGGCCCGGGCCGACCTGGTCAGCGACCCGAAAGAGATCGTGGAGCACGCCATTTCGGTGCGCACCTCGTTCGCGGAGATTGCCGCCGTGGCCGATCCCGGCACCCCCGCGGTCTCCGATTTCATGGTGGTGCGCGAGCGTGGCAGCGTGCAGCATCTCGCCTCCACGGTGCGCGGCCGCCTGGCCGCCGACCGATCCAGCTGGGACGCGCTCGAGGTGCTGTTCCCGTCGGTCACCGCCTCCGGCATTCCCAAGCGTGAGGGCATCGATTCGGTGTTCCGGCTCGATCACGACGCGCGTGGTCTGTATTCCGGTGCGGTGGTGACGGTTTCGCCCACCGGTGCGCTGGAGGCCACCCTGGTGCTGCGCGCCGTGTACCAGAACACCGAAGGCGCCTGGCTGCGGGCCGGCGCCGGCATCGTCGGGCAATCGCGCCCGGACCGGGAGTTCGAGGAGACCTGCGAAAAGCTCGGCAGCATCGCGCCTTACGTAGTGCGCGCCTGA
- a CDS encoding (2,3-dihydroxybenzoyl)adenylate synthase, which yields MTSTSTTHRAGYVGFPTEAADAYRAAGYWTGRPLADLLRDTARRHPHRPALLDAEQTRSYAWLDAEADRMAHGLLALGIAPGDRVVVQLPNVPEFLTVLFGALRAGIIPVLTLPAHRRAEIEHLAALSEAVAYIIVDRLGDFDYRELADTVRAAVPTLRHVLVVGEPGAGTDLASVPRAGETLPEIDPSDIALMLVSGGTTGLPKLIARTHDDYAYNATASAAICELTEDDVYLATLPAAHNFPLACPGILGTVSVGGAVSFVTDPSPENAFAAIERHRVTVTAVVPPLAQLWCAATEWEEADLSSLRLLQVGGAKLAEVNAREVTPALGATLQQVFGMAEGLLNYTRLDDDTELLCTTQGRALSPDDEIRVVDADGNDVPPGAEGELLTKGPYTIRGYYRAPEHNARAFTPDGYYRSGDLVRRLPSGHLIVSGRIKDVINRGGENISCDELEEHLLAYPAVRHAAAVGLPDPTLGEKVCAVLVVDGDMPTLAEIKTFLIDRGLATYKLPDVLRRADTLPVTAVGKIDKKVLRGLEG from the coding sequence GTGACTTCGACATCCACCACGCATCGCGCGGGCTACGTCGGCTTCCCCACCGAAGCCGCCGACGCCTACCGCGCCGCCGGATACTGGACCGGACGCCCGCTGGCCGACCTGCTGCGCGACACCGCCCGGCGGCATCCGCACCGGCCCGCGCTGCTCGACGCCGAACAGACGCGCAGCTACGCGTGGCTCGACGCGGAGGCCGACCGGATGGCGCACGGCCTGCTCGCCCTCGGCATCGCGCCGGGCGACCGGGTGGTGGTGCAGCTGCCGAACGTGCCGGAGTTCTTGACCGTGCTCTTCGGCGCACTACGCGCGGGCATCATTCCGGTGCTGACGCTGCCCGCCCACCGCCGGGCCGAAATCGAGCATCTGGCAGCACTTTCCGAAGCCGTCGCCTACATCATCGTGGACCGGCTCGGCGACTTCGACTATCGCGAACTGGCCGACACGGTGCGGGCCGCGGTACCGACACTGCGCCACGTGCTGGTGGTCGGCGAGCCCGGCGCCGGAACCGATCTGGCCTCGGTGCCCCGCGCGGGCGAGACGCTGCCGGAGATCGATCCGAGCGATATCGCGCTGATGCTGGTCTCCGGCGGCACCACGGGTCTGCCGAAACTCATCGCGCGCACCCACGACGACTACGCCTACAACGCCACCGCGAGCGCCGCGATCTGCGAACTCACCGAGGACGACGTCTACTTGGCGACCTTGCCTGCCGCACACAACTTTCCGCTCGCCTGCCCGGGCATCCTCGGCACCGTGAGCGTGGGCGGCGCGGTGAGCTTCGTCACCGACCCCAGCCCGGAGAACGCCTTCGCGGCGATCGAACGACACCGGGTGACCGTCACGGCCGTCGTCCCGCCGCTGGCCCAACTGTGGTGCGCCGCAACCGAATGGGAGGAAGCCGACCTGAGTTCGCTACGGCTGCTCCAGGTGGGCGGCGCGAAGCTGGCCGAGGTCAACGCGCGCGAGGTCACCCCCGCGCTCGGCGCCACGCTGCAGCAGGTGTTCGGCATGGCGGAGGGCTTGCTCAACTACACCCGGCTCGATGACGACACCGAGCTGCTGTGCACCACACAGGGCCGGGCACTCTCGCCCGACGACGAGATCAGGGTGGTGGACGCGGACGGCAACGACGTGCCGCCCGGCGCGGAGGGCGAGCTGCTGACCAAGGGCCCCTACACGATTCGCGGCTATTACCGCGCGCCCGAGCACAACGCCCGCGCCTTCACCCCCGACGGCTACTACCGCAGCGGTGATCTGGTGCGCCGACTGCCGAGCGGTCACCTGATCGTCTCCGGACGAATCAAGGACGTGATCAATCGCGGCGGCGAGAACATCTCCTGCGACGAACTCGAGGAGCACCTGCTCGCGTACCCGGCCGTGCGGCACGCCGCCGCGGTCGGACTGCCCGATCCCACGCTCGGCGAAAAGGTCTGCGCCGTCCTCGTCGTCGACGGCGATATGCCGACCCTGGCCGAGATCAAGACGTTCCTCATCGACCGCGGTCTGGCCACCTACAAACTGCCCGATGTGCTCCGCCGCGCGGACACGCTGCCCGTCACCGCCGTCGGCAAGATCGACAAGAAGGTGCTGCGCGGCCTCGAGGGGTGA
- a CDS encoding oxidoreductase — protein sequence MSRWDTSDMPDQTGRTFIVTGANSGLGAVTVRALVRAGAQVVLACRNVAKGERVAAELGERAVVRRLDLASLASIREFAAATDGADVLINNAGVMALPEQRTADGFEMQVGTNYLGHFALTGLLLPKISQRVVTVASGAHVIGKIDLDDLNWERRKYQRWLAYGQAKLANLMFAYELQRRLAAAGSPTISVAAHPGYASTELQSHTESIQGRVMWLGNRVLAQSAEMGALPTLYVATTEVQPGGYYGPTKFGGLRGYPGVSGSSRASRDEGVARGLWELSEKLTGVSYDFGR from the coding sequence ATGAGCAGGTGGGATACCTCGGACATGCCCGATCAGACCGGACGCACGTTCATCGTGACCGGCGCGAACAGCGGGCTGGGGGCCGTCACGGTACGGGCGCTCGTCCGGGCCGGGGCCCAGGTGGTGCTGGCTTGCCGGAACGTGGCCAAGGGCGAGCGCGTGGCCGCGGAACTGGGGGAGCGCGCGGTCGTGCGCCGGTTGGATCTCGCGAGCCTGGCCTCGATCCGCGAGTTCGCCGCGGCCACCGACGGCGCCGACGTGCTGATCAACAATGCCGGGGTGATGGCGCTGCCCGAGCAGCGCACCGCCGACGGTTTCGAAATGCAGGTGGGCACAAACTATCTCGGGCATTTCGCGTTGACCGGGCTACTGCTGCCCAAGATCTCGCAGCGGGTGGTCACCGTGGCCAGCGGTGCGCACGTGATCGGCAAGATCGACCTGGACGATTTGAACTGGGAGCGCCGCAAGTACCAGCGTTGGCTGGCCTATGGCCAGGCGAAGCTGGCCAACCTGATGTTCGCCTACGAACTACAGCGCAGGCTCGCCGCGGCGGGTTCGCCGACGATCTCGGTCGCCGCGCATCCCGGCTACGCCTCGACCGAATTGCAGTCGCACACCGAGTCGATCCAGGGCCGGGTGATGTGGCTCGGCAACCGGGTGCTCGCACAGAGCGCCGAAATGGGCGCGCTGCCAACGTTGTACGTCGCCACCACGGAGGTCCAGCCGGGCGGCTACTACGGCCCGACCAAGTTCGGCGGATTGCGCGGCTACCCCGGCGTCTCGGGTTCGTCCAGGGCATCTCGGGACGAGGGCGTCGCGCGTGGCTTGTGGGAGCTGTCGGAAAAACTGACCGGCGTCAGCTACGACTTCGGCAGGTAG
- a CDS encoding carboxymuconolactone decarboxylase family protein, which translates to MSARFNLFGNRVAASFVKRLNTAGRVVAESTLPAATYELVKIRASQINGCGYCTDMHTKDAAHAGETSVRLNLVAAWPEATVFTDAERAALALTEEATRIGDGRGVSDEVWQQVQKHYDEDQVAALIAAIAMINAWNRMNVIARTPAGDYTPGQWG; encoded by the coding sequence ATGAGCGCTCGCTTCAACCTCTTCGGCAACCGCGTCGCCGCCAGCTTCGTCAAGCGCCTCAACACGGCGGGCCGGGTGGTCGCCGAATCCACTTTGCCCGCAGCGACTTACGAGCTGGTCAAGATCCGGGCCAGCCAGATCAACGGCTGCGGCTACTGCACCGACATGCACACCAAGGACGCCGCGCACGCCGGGGAGACCTCGGTGCGGCTCAATCTCGTCGCGGCCTGGCCCGAGGCCACCGTCTTCACCGATGCCGAGCGCGCCGCACTGGCGCTGACCGAGGAGGCCACCCGGATCGGCGACGGCCGCGGCGTCAGCGACGAGGTGTGGCAGCAGGTGCAGAAGCACTACGACGAGGACCAGGTCGCCGCGCTCATCGCCGCCATCGCGATGATCAACGCCTGGAACCGGATGAACGTCATCGCCCGCACGCCCGCGGGCGACTACACCCCGGGTCAATGGGGGTGA
- a CDS encoding 3-deoxy-7-phosphoheptulonate synthase, producing the protein MTRAADIDPRHCDLDDQRTMSVSPLRSPAEVRRVHPITDELADTVRKGRAATVDVLNGADDRLMVIVGPCSVHDPAAALDYARRLAAKAAELDDRLHVVMRVYFEKPRTTLGWKGLINDPHLDGSFDVNTGLGIGRKVLVDITALGLPVACEFLDPITPQYIADLVSYGAIGARTAASQVHRQLSSALSMPVGIKNGTDGDVQVAVDGVRAAAASHVFPGTDLDGRAALIRTTGNPDCHVILRGGSTGPNYDAASVAEACLRLEKAALPQRLVVDASHGNSNKDHNKQVDVVTDIAERLAAGEPGVVGVMLESFLVAGRQDLTLGKAADLTYGQSITDACLDWETTAGQLDRLADAVAERRNR; encoded by the coding sequence ATGACACGAGCTGCCGACATAGACCCCCGGCATTGCGACCTCGATGACCAACGCACGATGAGCGTCAGCCCGCTGCGCTCGCCCGCCGAGGTCCGTCGCGTGCACCCGATCACCGACGAGCTGGCCGACACCGTCCGCAAGGGCCGCGCCGCCACCGTCGACGTGCTGAACGGCGCCGACGATCGCCTCATGGTGATCGTCGGCCCGTGCTCGGTGCACGATCCCGCCGCGGCGCTCGACTACGCCCGTCGGCTGGCCGCCAAGGCGGCCGAACTCGACGACCGGCTGCACGTGGTGATGCGGGTGTACTTCGAGAAGCCCCGCACCACGCTCGGCTGGAAGGGCTTGATCAACGATCCGCACCTGGACGGCTCCTTCGACGTCAACACCGGCCTCGGCATCGGCCGCAAGGTGCTGGTCGACATCACCGCGCTCGGGCTGCCGGTGGCGTGCGAGTTCCTCGATCCGATCACCCCGCAGTACATCGCGGACCTGGTCTCCTACGGCGCCATCGGCGCGCGCACCGCGGCCAGCCAGGTGCATCGGCAGCTGAGCAGCGCCCTGTCCATGCCGGTGGGCATCAAGAACGGCACCGACGGTGACGTGCAGGTGGCCGTGGACGGCGTCCGCGCCGCGGCGGCCAGCCATGTGTTCCCGGGTACCGATCTCGACGGCCGGGCCGCGCTGATCCGCACCACCGGTAACCCGGACTGCCATGTGATTCTGCGCGGCGGCAGCACCGGCCCGAACTACGACGCCGCCTCGGTGGCCGAGGCCTGCCTGCGGTTGGAGAAGGCGGCGCTGCCGCAGCGGCTCGTGGTCGACGCCAGTCACGGCAACAGCAACAAGGACCACAACAAACAGGTCGACGTGGTGACCGATATCGCCGAGCGGCTGGCGGCGGGCGAGCCCGGCGTGGTCGGAGTGATGCTGGAGAGCTTCCTCGTGGCGGGCCGGCAGGACCTCACCCTCGGTAAGGCCGCCGACCTCACCTACGGGCAGTCCATCACCGACGCCTGCCTGGACTGGGAGACCACCGCCGGCCAGCTCGATCGCTTGGCCGATGCGGTCGCGGAGCGCCGTAATCGTTGA
- a CDS encoding SAM-dependent methyltransferase codes for MRDTRYIMFGPGVSTSPNSTAATPSTAVISITLPILVERKHRVAVHLSVAGLSTGANDEQWPRSRRTLRTMADDRRFTWMAEVMGVRPTDLILEIGPGSSKSIAYLAARATDGRVVGIDRSATAIQRASKTHAALIDSGQVRLAQTGLADLDPAQFLAEHACGAAGFDKILAVNVNVFWTKRPLAELALLRRLLAPAGTLHLFYGYGTPEAESSSPKPAPGKLRDYLADAGFGVHVVTAGDLLGILATRA; via the coding sequence GTGCGCGACACCAGATACATCATGTTCGGCCCCGGCGTCAGTACCAGTCCCAATTCCACCGCCGCCACACCCAGCACTGCCGTCATTTCGATCACCCTGCCGATCCTTGTCGAGCGCAAGCACCGCGTCGCGGTCCACTTGTCGGTCGCTGGCCTTTCGACCGGCGCAAACGACGAACAGTGGCCGCGTTCCCGTCGTACATTGCGAACCATGGCTGACGACCGGCGGTTCACGTGGATGGCCGAGGTCATGGGCGTTCGGCCCACCGACCTGATACTCGAAATCGGCCCTGGGTCGAGCAAGTCGATCGCCTATCTCGCCGCGCGGGCGACCGACGGACGCGTCGTGGGCATCGATCGTTCCGCGACAGCGATCCAGCGTGCCTCGAAAACCCATGCAGCGCTGATTGATTCAGGGCAGGTCCGACTGGCGCAGACTGGCCTCGCCGATCTCGACCCAGCCCAGTTCCTAGCCGAGCATGCCTGCGGTGCAGCGGGTTTCGACAAGATACTGGCGGTCAACGTCAACGTGTTCTGGACAAAGCGACCGCTCGCCGAACTCGCGCTGCTGCGCCGGCTGCTCGCGCCCGCCGGCACGCTGCATCTCTTCTACGGTTACGGCACACCGGAAGCCGAGAGCAGCAGCCCGAAACCCGCACCCGGCAAGCTCCGCGACTATCTCGCCGACGCCGGGTTCGGCGTGCACGTGGTCACCGCCGGCGACCTGCTCGGCATCCTCGCCACCCGGGCCTGA
- a CDS encoding LysE family translocator, with protein sequence MIEMTAVLGVAAVELGLVLTPGPNMMYLVSRTVAQGRRAGLVSLGGVAAGFGVYLVAATVGITAVFAVVPGLYLAVKLAGAAYLLWLAWQALRPGGTSVFAPTALAPDPAGRLFTMGFLTNLLNPKIAILYMALIPQFVVPEHGQVWLQSLVLGVVQIVVALSVNGLIVLGAGGIATFLAGRPLWLRVQRYLMGTVLGLMAVLVATDRARPTPA encoded by the coding sequence GTGATCGAAATGACGGCAGTGCTGGGTGTGGCGGCGGTGGAATTGGGACTGGTACTGACGCCGGGGCCGAACATGATGTATCTGGTGTCGCGCACGGTGGCGCAGGGCAGGCGGGCCGGACTGGTCTCGCTCGGCGGTGTCGCGGCGGGATTCGGGGTGTACCTCGTCGCGGCTACCGTCGGGATCACGGCGGTATTCGCGGTGGTGCCCGGTCTGTATCTGGCGGTGAAGCTGGCGGGCGCGGCATACCTGTTGTGGCTGGCGTGGCAGGCCCTGCGGCCGGGTGGGACCTCGGTTTTCGCGCCGACGGCCCTGGCCCCGGATCCGGCCGGCCGGCTGTTCACGATGGGGTTCCTCACGAACCTGCTGAATCCGAAGATCGCGATCCTGTACATGGCGTTGATCCCGCAGTTCGTGGTGCCCGAGCACGGACAGGTCTGGTTGCAGAGCCTTGTCCTGGGCGTGGTGCAGATCGTGGTGGCGTTGTCGGTGAACGGATTGATCGTGCTCGGCGCGGGCGGCATCGCGACTTTCCTGGCCGGTCGGCCACTCTGGTTGCGGGTGCAGCGCTACCTCATGGGCACTGTGCTCGGTCTCATGGCCGTCCTCGTCGCCACCGACCGCGCACGGCCCACCCCGGCCTGA
- a CDS encoding trimeric intracellular cation channel family protein has translation MVQFGAESVALAGYFGSAVGAVQHLGELFGVFAFASSGALLAVRRDFDIFGIVVLACSTALGGGVIRDLLIGRTPPAAFVDLSYLWTALLAALVIFFWHPPRRLTKGPLEVADAFGLGLFCVTGTVVAYTAGAGAPSAALLGLVTAIGGGVIRDLLGGQTPNVLRPDQIYAVPALLGAICTAVLLHFELYHAWTGALAALGAIGFRLLALRFRWRAPQARRRPEPRGHLT, from the coding sequence ATGGTGCAATTCGGTGCTGAGAGTGTGGCGCTGGCCGGGTATTTCGGCTCGGCGGTCGGTGCGGTGCAGCATCTCGGGGAGCTGTTCGGGGTGTTCGCGTTCGCGAGTTCGGGTGCGCTGCTCGCGGTGCGCCGGGATTTCGACATCTTCGGAATCGTCGTGCTGGCGTGCAGCACGGCGCTCGGGGGCGGTGTCATCCGCGACCTGCTGATCGGGCGGACCCCACCCGCCGCCTTCGTGGACCTGAGCTATCTGTGGACCGCCCTGCTCGCCGCGCTGGTGATCTTCTTCTGGCATCCGCCGCGCCGGCTCACCAAAGGACCGCTCGAGGTAGCCGATGCCTTCGGCCTCGGATTGTTCTGTGTGACAGGCACTGTCGTCGCCTATACCGCGGGTGCCGGTGCTCCGTCGGCGGCGCTGCTCGGCCTGGTCACCGCGATCGGCGGCGGTGTCATCCGCGACCTGCTCGGCGGCCAGACGCCGAATGTGCTTCGGCCCGATCAGATCTACGCCGTGCCCGCGCTGCTCGGCGCGATCTGCACCGCGGTGCTGTTGCATTTCGAGCTGTATCACGCGTGGACCGGTGCGCTGGCGGCGCTGGGCGCCATCGGGTTTCGCCTTCTCGCACTGCGCTTCCGCTGGCGTGCGCCGCAGGCGCGCCGGCGACCGGAACCACGCGGGCATCTCACCTAG